In the Deltaproteobacteria bacterium CG2_30_66_27 genome, GCTGGTTCTTGAGATCGCGGGGGGGATTCTGTCCGGCTCCCTCGCCTTGCTGTCGGACGCGGTTCACGTGCTGCTGGACCTGCTTTCCCTCCTCCTCTCCTACGGCGCGATCCGCGTGGCCTCGCTTCCGCCCACGGACACCCGCACCTTCGGCTGGCACCGGGTGGAGGTGTTCGCGGCGCTGATCAACGGCCTGACGATGCTGGCGGCCTCCCTCTGGATCCTGTACGAGGCATGGGGGAGGTACAACCGGCCGGTGGCGATCGAAACCGGCCTTCTCCTTGTGGTCGCGGCCGTTGGCCTGGTCCTGAACGGGGTCTCCGCCGTCGCGCTCCACCGCGGGGCGGTGGGCGACCTCAACGTCCGGAGCGCGTTTCTGCATGTGATCGGCGACACCCTCTCCTCCCTCGGGGTCGTCGTCGGGGCGGTCGTGATGGCGTGGACCGGTTGGTACCGGGCGGACGCGCTGATCTCCGCGGGGATCGGCCTCGTGGTCCTGTGGGGGACGGGACGCATCCTGCGGGATGCCCTCCGCATGCTCCTCGAGGGGACGCCTCCGGGGCTCGACGCCGGCAAGGTCTCGGAAACGATCCGCGCCGTGGAGGGGGTTGATCGGCTCCACCGGTTGCACCTGTGGAGCCTCTGTTCCCACATCCCCGTTCTCTCGGCCCACGTGGAAATTTCTCCATCGCACGTATCGCAGCGGAGGGAGGTGCTGGAAACGATCCGGGCGGCGCTGCGGAGGGAGTACCAGATAGAGCACGTCACCCTGCAGCCGGAGTGCGGGCCTGAATGTACGTTCCCCACCGCCACGGCGTTAAGTCATGAAGCGGACATTCACGATCACGATCCGGCAGGGGGATCGCCGTCTCCCTGAAGCCGCCGTCGCGAAACCGATGGAATGACCGGGGGACATCGGGGCAAGACATCCGCGGGACGCCATCTTGGGGTATAGTCGAACACGATAAGATATGGTAGAAACAACCGGCTTCCTGGAGCGGATAAGCAAGGATATGTCCGCCAAAAAACATCTTCCCGTCGCGATCATCCGCCCGCGGATCGCCTTCGGGCAGGTCTTCGCGGTCGGTCCCGGGAAAATCGATCTGTTGCGGGCGGTGGCCGCCAACGGTTCCATCTCGGGCGCGGCCCGCGCGCTCGGCATGACCTATAAACGGGCCTGGTTGCTGATCGACACGATGAACCAGGGCTTCGGGCGAGCGGTCGTGGAACGATCGATCGGAGGCAGGGGAGGCGGAGGCGCGAGACTCTCCTTGCTCGGCGAAGCGTTGCTTCGCCACTACGACGCCATCGAACGTGCCTGCCAGGAAGCGGCCGCCTCGTCCCTCGCTTCGCTGGATTCCTTGCTGCCGCGCAAAGACTGATGATCTTCCCTTCAAAATCGGATTGACACACTGCGGCATCGCGCATTACGATCGCGCTATGACTTAAATGACATAGCGGAAAGGAAGTTGTTATGAATTCGTGGGAACGCATTCAGGGTTGTTTGATCGGTCTGATCCTGATGCTTTCTTCCGCGACCCTGGCCTGGGCCGATGCGCCGGTCATCGCAGGCGCGGCCGATCTGAAATTCGCGCTGGAGGAGATCGCCGCGGCCTTCAAGGAGGATACGAAGCGCGAGGTGAGCCTGGTGTTCGGCTCTTCGGGAAACTTCTATCGGCAAATCGGGCAAGGGGC is a window encoding:
- a CDS encoding LysR family transcriptional regulator, yielding MSAKKHLPVAIIRPRIAFGQVFAVGPGKIDLLRAVAANGSISGAARALGMTYKRAWLLIDTMNQGFGRAVVERSIGGRGGGGARLSLLGEALLRHYDAIERACQEAAASSLASLDSLLPRKD